A single genomic interval of Argopecten irradians isolate NY chromosome 8, Ai_NY, whole genome shotgun sequence harbors:
- the LOC138330263 gene encoding palmitoyltransferase ZDHHC17-like: protein MSNMDQSQSSEKADTAIPQQPGTEDFRNYDIVRATQYGVFERVQELIEGGFDVNENDRENVSLLHWAAINNRTEIVRYYVRKGAVVDKFGGDLNSTPLHWATRQGHLKMVVLLMSLGADPTLRDGEGCSCIHLAAQFGHTAIVAYLIAKGNDVDMVDQHGMTALMYASYRIFAYDPVRMLLTFGASLNKVDKIQGNSPLHFACQSANTVVIKTLINAGANLDALNAKRQTPIDLAAMHKHTQVVKRLHEMRIELGYDTRHCLQRYTNDKNVRRKVMLVFPFIALWAIGAIPEMEGDWYVKLALAVVGIIIWKVVAHFFFDDKMMVVMPISIYLATKLWMYYTWFVYLVPYIQSTEKNIIFTINTILLTYNFWKAWRTDPGYIETDRTDKIKVILELAEDQTLTLNQFCSTCLIHRPIRSKHCNTCNKCVAKMDHHCPWIDNCVGADNHRYFIGYLFFLFGMICWCFHGCQIYWNHVCPFDIYVDGITGIIYKIVKASPWVAWIALNSLGHMLWVGILLTCQMYQIVWLGMTTNERINFVRYEYLHDKAAKLQEMSDMKGHGHSHAGHAHHSFHGGAKAKSKNPFHRGVFKNMVDLLQWRFCGLLRPNKIDYRNLFVLPGEQAAVSQRLRFNVNRENYQFV from the exons ATGAGTAATATGGACCAATCTCAAAGTTCTGAAAAGGCAGATACGGCAATACCACAGCAGCCCGGAACCGAGGATTTTCGTAACTATGACATTGTACGAGCAACACAGTACGGTGTGTTTGAACGTGTGCAAGAACTCATTGAAGGAGGTTTTGATGTAAATGAGAATGACAGAGAAAATGTGAGTCTCCTCCATTGGGCTGCTATAAATAACAGGACAGAGATTGTTAG ATATTATGTAAGAAAGGGAGCTGTGGTTGACAAGTTTGGTGGGGACCTTAATTCAACCCCTCTTCACTGGGCAACAag ACAAGGTCACCTTAAGATGGTTGTCCTGCTGATGTCACTGGGAGCTGACCCGACTCTCAGGGATGGCGAAG GTTGTAGTTGTATACATCTAGCTGCACAGTTTGGTCACACAGCCATTGTAGCCTATTTAATAGCTAAAGGTAACGACGTAGATATGGTCGACCAGCACGGAATGACAGCACTAATGTACGCCTCTTACCGGATATTCGC CTATGACCCTGTCCGGATGTTACTGACATTCGGTGCCTCATTGAACAAGGTGGATAAGATACAAGGGAACTCCCCACTGCATTTCGCCTGTCAGTCTGCCAATACGGTCGTCATCAAAACGCTCATCAATGCAGGGGCAAACCTAGACGCACTAAACGCCAAG AGGCAGACTCCCATTGATTTAGCAGCCATGCACAAGCACACACAAGTGGTGAAGCGTTTACATGAGATGAGGATTGAGCTCGGATATGATACCAGGCATTGTCTACAAAGGTACACCAATGATAAG aaCGTTCGTAGGAAGGTGATGTTGGTGTTCCCATTCATCGCGTTATGGGCCATCGGAGCCATTCCAGAGATGGAGGGGGATTGGTATGTCAAGCTTGCTCTAGCTGTGGTCGGTATTATCATCTGGAAGGTTGTGGCTCA CTTTTTCTTTGATGATAAAATGATGGTTGTGATGCCCATCAGTATTTATCTGGCCACCAAGCTTTGGATGTACTATACCTGGTTTGTCTACTTAGTGCCAT ACATACAGAGTACtgagaaaaatatcattttcaccATTAATACCATACTGCTGACCTACAACTTCTGGAAGGCATGGAGAACTGACCCTGGCTACATAGAGACTGACCGAACAGACAAGATCAAG GTGATTTTAGAACTAGCAGAGGACCAGACCTTGACCTTGAATCAGTTCTGTAGCACCTGTCTGATACACCGCCCTATCCGGTCTAAACACTGTAACACATGTAACAAGTGTGTGGCTAAAATGGATCACCATTGTCCTTGGATAGACAACTGTGTTG GTGCTGATAACCACAGGTATTTCATTGGCTACTTGTTTTTCCTGTTCGGAATGATATGCTGGTGCTTCCATGGCTGCCAAATTT ACTGGAATCACGTGTGTCCGTTTGATATCTATGTCGATGGTATCACTGGAATCATCTATAAGATAGTGAAGGCTTCACCTTGGGTGGCATGGATCGCACTCAACTCCCTTGGACACATGCTTTGGGTCGGCATATTACTGACCTGCCAAATGTATCAG ATTGTCTGGCTTGGAATGACAACAAACGAAAGGATCAACTTTGTGAGGTATGAATACCTTCACGACAAGGCAGCCAAACTACAAGAAATGTCCGACATGAAAGGTCATGGTCACAGCCATGCGGGACATGCTCATCATAGTTTCCATGGGGGAGCGAAGGCTAAATCAAAGAATCCATTCCA TCGTGGAGTGTTTAAGAATATGGTAGACCTGCTCCAATGGCGGTTCTGTGGATTACTGCGGCCAAATAAAATTGACTATCGTAATTTGTTTGTGCTTCCTGGTGAGCAGGCGGCCGTCTCACAGCGGCTCAGGTTCAACGTGAATCGGGAAAACTACCAGTTTGTGTAG
- the LOC138330264 gene encoding probable 4-coumarate--CoA ligase 1 yields MALNPNIIRCCLKTKIPHGVVSGLYNAETVFLGPNPKLTHLVTRCVTSSTSKEHRLFKRRTLPNIVAAQGYYGAARSKNVLKQKGGEHIVASPYKTLEFPNVSFTEYVFSQLDKHKSPMSMVDTNSGRKLSAMQLKDTAVRVASGLTKLGYKKGDKILIFARNCLEYPAMFLACGATGIVLSTANPVYTPSELARQLKHSGSVAIVTLPAMLDTVRKALDSEPEIKVKIKHMITIGECDGCVPFSVLTEDDGKAFPENVDIDPKTDVLTLPYSSGTTGMPKGVELTHHNLVSNLIQTIEGPMMLDPSTECLMGFLPFYHIYGMVPVQFGAICLGTKLVVMPKFEQEEFLRAIQEHKVSYMHIVPPTALFLAKNPMVDGFDVTSLKTLVSAAAPLGVGLTDETKNRLNVDITQAYGLTECSPLTHCDTYPGKEGTIGQLVPNTYGKVVDVTTGESLSEGQTGEIVIQGPQVMKGYYNNQKATDEMVMDGWLHTGDIGHYDNEGYFIVSDRMKELIKYKGYQVAPAELEALICTHPKVEDVAVIGVETNEGQGEVPRAFVVPKPNCQITEQDVSSFVQEHLSPYKWLRGGVELTDAIPKTASGKILRRQLKK; encoded by the exons ATGGCGTTAAATCCCAACATCATAAGGTGTTGTTTGAAAACGAAGATTCCACATGGTGTAGTTTCAGGACTTTATAATGCCGAAACAGTTTTCCTTGGACCAAATCCTAAACTAACACACCTTGTGACAAGATGTGTGACTTCATCGACTTCCAAAGAACATAGACTTTTCAAAAGGAGAACACTTCCGAATATAGTCGCTGCACAAGGATACTATGGCGCTGCACGATCTAAGaatgttttaaaacagaaaGGTGGTGAACACATCGTAGCAAGTCCATACAAGACCCTGGAGTTTCCAAATGTCTCATTTACAGAATATGTCTTCTCCCAATTAGACAAACACAAGAGTCCGATGTCGATG gTTGACACTAACTCCGGAAGAAAGCTTTCAGCAATGCAATTAAAGGATACAGCGGTGCGCGTGGCGAGTGGGTTGACGAAGTTGGGGTACAAGAAGGGGGATAAAATTCTCATATTTGCCAGAAACTGTCTTGAGTATCCTGCAATGTTTCTTGCATGCGGCGCTACAGGAATCGTGCTCAGTACCGCTAATCCAGTGTATACTCCGA GTGAGCTTGCCCGCCAGTTAAAACATTCTGGAAGCGTCGCAATAGTAACGCTACCAGCAATGCTTGATACAGTGCGAAAAGCTTTGGACTCTGAACCAGagataaaagttaaaataaag cATATGATTACCATAGGAGAATGTGATGGCTGCGTACCGTTTTCCGTTCTAACAGAGGATGATGGGAAGGCATTTCCGGAAAACGTTGACATTGACCCAAAGACTGATGTCCTGACCTTACCTTATTCCAGCGGTACGACAGGGATGCCAAAGGGAGTGGAACTTACTCATCATAATCTAGTATCTAATCTGATCCAAACAATTGA AGGCCCCATGATGTTGGACCCCAGTACAGAATGCCTTATGGGGTTTCTTCCTTTTTACCACATCTACGGTATGGTCCCAGTTCAATTCGGTGCCATCTGCCTCGGGACCAAACTAGTAGTTATGCCCAAATTCGAACAGGAAGAATTCCTCAGAGCCATACAGGAACACAAA GTTTCCTACATGCATATTGTCCCTCCTACTGCACTGTTTCTGGCCAAGAATCCCATGGTGGATGGTTTCGATGTCACTAGTTTGAAGACTTTGGTGAGTGCGGCTGCGCCACTTGGTGTCGGTCTGACGGACGAGACAAAGAACAGACTTAACGTTGACATCACGCAAG CCTATGGTCTGACAGAGTGTAGCCCTCTGACTCACTGTGACACATATCCGGGGAAAGAGGGAACGATAGGACAACTCGTCCCAAACACATATGGTAAG GTAGTGGATGTTACGACCGGTGAGTCCTTATCGGAAGGACAAACAGGTGAAATAGTAATCCAAGGACCACAGGTGATGAAGGGATATTACAACAATCAGAAGGCTACAGACGAAATGGTCATGGATGGCTGGCTACATACAG GTGATATTGGTCATTATGACAACGAGGGATACTTCATAGTGTCGGACAGAATGAAGGAGCTTATCAAGTACAAAGGCTATCAG GTGGCGCCGGCTGAGTTAGAAGCCCTTATCTGTACTCACCCCAAGGTGGAAGACGTGGCTGTGATTGGTGTGGAGACAAACGAGGGGCAGGGGGAGGTCCCTAGGGCATTCGTAGTCCCGAAACCAAACTGTCAAATCACAGAACAGGACGTATCCTCCTTTGTACAAG AGCATTTATCACCGTACAAGTGGCTAAGAGGTGGAGTAGAGCTGACGGACGCAATTCCTAAAACAGCAAGTGGAAAAATTCTTAGgcgacaattaaaaaaataa